CCTCAATGAGGCAGACGGTGCCGCCATTGGGCTTGGCCTTCTTCAGATATTCGCCGAGCTTGAAGCCCATCAGGTAGTTGTCGGTGCCGAGATAGGTCTTGCGAAGGGCGGCATCTTCCTTCTTCAGGTCCGCGTCCAGCGTCATGATCGGGATCGACGGATTGGCGGACTTGATCGTGTTGGCGATCAGCGGCGCGTTGGACGGCGAGATCGCCATCGCTACCGTCGTCGGCTTGCCGAGCATGTCCTGAACGATCTGCGCTTCGCCAGCTTCATCCGAAGTGGAGGCGGGGCCGGTGTAGAAGCATTCGAATTCCGAGTCGGCGTTCTCCTTGTTCCACCTCTCGCAGCCCTGATGGATGGCTTCGAAGAAAGGATTATCGAGACCCTTCACGACGATGACGAGCTGCTTCTTGGCGGCAAGGGCATCACCAGCCGACAGCGCAAAGGCTGCCGCGGCGATCAACAGCAAAGCTTTTCTCATGGTCTCCTCCCGAGACGTTGAAAAGGTGTCTGATTTGGCCGAAACGCGCTGGCGACTTCCTCCCGCTTGATGCGTGGATGGCGTTCGCCGGCGTTCGGCCCGCTTCTGGAAAAGCAACATCCCTGGCGGCTCTACGGCCATTCCCCGGGGCTCGCTCATCCGTGAGGCGAACACAACTACATTCGCAATTCGAACAAAGTCAATCCGAATGATCGTATGAAAACGTATGCATGGGCTAACGGTCCATATGTTGCTGCATTGCATTAAATTGTGCGATGCGGAAATTGCAGTGCATATATCGCATCATAGGCCCGATGACTGGGGAGATCGCGGGGCTTTCGTAGTTGCGGCAACCAAGCCTTTTCGGGTGGAGCCGATCTATTCATCGGATGTTATCGTTGACGTCGATCGGGGCGCCCATTATTGCTCAGGCTGTTTCATCAAGCGTTCGCGATCCGGGCAGGATCGACGGTTGCATGCGGAGGGGAGGCCGGATGCCGGTCCTGGAGCTTCAGAACATCTCCAAGCACTTTGGCGCGATCCACGCGTTGAGCGACGTTTCGCTCGCCATCGAGCCGGGCGAAGTCGTCGGCCTGATGGGCGACAACGGCGCCGGCAAGTCGACTCTTGTGAAGATCATCGCCGGCAATTTCCGCCCTACGCATGGGCAGATGCGGCTGGAGGGACGCGACATCGTCCTGCACAAGCCTGTCGAGGCGCGCCAGCATGGCATCGAGATCGTGCACCAGGACCTGGCGCTTTGCGACAATCTGACGGCGGCGGCGAATGTCTTCCTGGGCCGCGAGGTCCGGAAAGGTTTGGGTCCACTCCAGGTGCTTGACTATGGCGCGATGTACAAACGCGCCGGCGAGCTCTTCAAGGAACTGAAATCGGAGACGCGGCCACGCGACCTCGTCAAGCAGATGTCGGGCGGCCAGCGCCAGGCGGTGGCGATCGCGCGCACCCGCCTCTCGGACGCGAAGATCGTGCTGATGGACGAGCCGACGGCGGCGATCTCGGTGCGCCAGGTAGCGGAGGTGTTGAATCTCATCCGCCAGTTGCGCGACCAGGGCATCGCGGTGGTGCTGATCAGCCATCGCATGCCTGACGTCTTTTCGGTTGCCGACCGGGTCATCGTGATGCGCCGGGGCCGCAAGGTTGCCGACCGGCAGATCGCGGCCAGTTCGCCGGAGGAGGTCACCGGCCTCATCACCGGCGCGATCGAGCAGGTTCACTAGAGCCCCGAGGGGCGTTCCGGGCGAGGAAAAGCCAAAGATGGCAGCGACGATCGACGACCATATCGGCCAGAAGCAGCATAGCTGGCTTTCCTGGCTGACCGGCCGCCAGACCTTCTGGGTCATGCTCGCCGTGATCGTGGCCTGCGTGTTCCTGTCCTTCGCGACGGATAGCTTCGCGACGTCGAACAATCTTTTCAACGTCACGCGCAATTTCACTTTTGTCGGAATCATCGCGCTCGGAATGACGGTTGTGATCATTTCCGGCGGCATCGACCTCTCCGTCGGCTCGGTGCTCTGCCTGTGCTCGATGGTCCTCGCCGTCACCATGCATGCCGGCTTCTCGATCTATGTCGGCATCGGCGCCTCGATCGGAACGGCACTTCTGATCGGGCTCGTCAACGGCGTGCTCATTGCCTATGTCGGGATGCCGCCCTTCGTCGTGACGCTTGGCATGCTGTCGATCGCCCGCAGCCTGGCCATGGTGACGTCCAACAATACCGTCGTGTTCGAATTCGGTCCCGATCATGCCAAGCTGCTGGCGCTGGGTGGTGGCGCCTTCTTCTTTGGCATTGCCAATCCGGTTCTCTACATGCTGGCGCTGGCACTGATCACCGGCTTCGTGCTGCGCTGGACCCGGTTCGGGCGTCACGTTTATGCGATCGGCGGCAACGAGCACGCCGCGGTGCTGACCGGCGTGCCGGTTCGGCAGATCAAGGTCGCGGTCTATATGATCTCGTCGCTCTCGGCGGGCATTGCCGGCATCGTCGAGACGGGCTGGCTCGGCGCGGTGACGACCAATCTCGGCACCGGCATGGAGCTTCAGGTGATCGCGGCGGCCGTCATCGGCGGCGCCAACCTCGCCGGCGGCGTCGGCACTGCCTTCGGCGCGCTGGTCGGCGCGGCTTTGATCGAGATCATCCGAAACAGCCTCGGCCTGCTTGGCATCAATGCCTTTTGGCAGGGCGCCTTCATCGGCTCGTTCATCATCATTGCCGTGCTGTTCGACCGGATCAAGAATCTGCGCCAGCGCGAATAGAAGCTTTCGCGTCGACGGCTGGCGCAGCGTCGCGCATGATGGCGTGACTATGTCCGCAGGTACCATCCGATGCGAATTCCGAACCAGACCGAAGGACTGCGATTTCGCCTCGTCCTCAAGCCCGGCTTTGCACTGGGGCCCGGCAAGGCGGATCTCCTTGAGGCGATCGAGGCGACGGGATCGCTTGCGGGCGCCGGCGCGCGCCTCGACATGAGCCCCAAACGCGTCTGGACGCTGGTGCGAGAGATGAACGAGGCGTTTCGGGAGCCGCTGATCGAGACAGAGAAGGGCGGCCCCGGCGGCGGTGGCGGCGCACGGCTCTCGCAACTCGGCCGTTGGGTGCTCGCCCGCTACCGCGCCATGGAGCGGGATGCGAATGCCGTGGTCGCCTCCGGTATCGAAGAACTACGCACCTTGCTCCGGTGAATTCGGTTCGGGCGCTGGTTCCGGCCCGTCCGGGATCCGCACCTGGGAGGGCAGGCCGAGATAGGCCAGCATGCCTTCTGCCGCGGCGATCCCGGTTGAA
This window of the Kaistia algarum genome carries:
- a CDS encoding ATP-binding cassette domain-containing protein; the protein is MPVLELQNISKHFGAIHALSDVSLAIEPGEVVGLMGDNGAGKSTLVKIIAGNFRPTHGQMRLEGRDIVLHKPVEARQHGIEIVHQDLALCDNLTAAANVFLGREVRKGLGPLQVLDYGAMYKRAGELFKELKSETRPRDLVKQMSGGQRQAVAIARTRLSDAKIVLMDEPTAAISVRQVAEVLNLIRQLRDQGIAVVLISHRMPDVFSVADRVIVMRRGRKVADRQIAASSPEEVTGLITGAIEQVH
- a CDS encoding ABC transporter permease, coding for MAATIDDHIGQKQHSWLSWLTGRQTFWVMLAVIVACVFLSFATDSFATSNNLFNVTRNFTFVGIIALGMTVVIISGGIDLSVGSVLCLCSMVLAVTMHAGFSIYVGIGASIGTALLIGLVNGVLIAYVGMPPFVVTLGMLSIARSLAMVTSNNTVVFEFGPDHAKLLALGGGAFFFGIANPVLYMLALALITGFVLRWTRFGRHVYAIGGNEHAAVLTGVPVRQIKVAVYMISSLSAGIAGIVETGWLGAVTTNLGTGMELQVIAAAVIGGANLAGGVGTAFGALVGAALIEIIRNSLGLLGINAFWQGAFIGSFIIIAVLFDRIKNLRQRE
- a CDS encoding winged helix-turn-helix domain-containing protein, which encodes MRIPNQTEGLRFRLVLKPGFALGPGKADLLEAIEATGSLAGAGARLDMSPKRVWTLVREMNEAFREPLIETEKGGPGGGGGARLSQLGRWVLARYRAMERDANAVVASGIEELRTLLR